The following are from one region of the Hymenobacter radiodurans genome:
- the rfbA gene encoding glucose-1-phosphate thymidylyltransferase RfbA has translation MKGIILAGGSGTRLHPLTLAVSKQLMPVYDKPMIYYPLSILMMAGIRDILLITTPHDQAQFQRLLGDGKSLGCNFQYAIQEVPNGLAQAFVIGADFIGDDKVALVLGDNIFYGEGLEQLLQSNSNPDGGVVYAYHVNDPERYGVVEFDTDKKALSIEEKPKMPKSNYAVPGLYFYDNEVIEIARNLKPSPRGEYEITDVNQEYLRRGKLKVGILGRGTAWLDTGTFESLMQASEFVRVIEHRQGLKVGSIEEAAYRQGFITADELRKIAEPLRKSGYGDYLMNLPETQMLEQ, from the coding sequence ATGAAAGGTATTATTCTCGCCGGTGGATCTGGCACTCGCTTGCACCCGCTCACGCTGGCCGTTAGCAAGCAACTCATGCCGGTGTATGACAAGCCGATGATCTATTATCCGCTATCAATTTTGATGATGGCTGGTATCCGAGACATTCTCCTGATCACGACGCCTCATGATCAGGCCCAATTTCAGCGTCTGCTCGGCGATGGGAAAAGCTTAGGTTGCAACTTTCAATACGCCATTCAGGAAGTTCCCAACGGCTTGGCGCAGGCATTTGTCATTGGCGCCGACTTTATCGGAGATGATAAAGTTGCCTTGGTCTTGGGGGATAATATTTTTTACGGCGAAGGCTTGGAGCAACTGCTGCAAAGCAATAGCAACCCCGACGGGGGCGTGGTGTACGCCTACCACGTAAACGACCCTGAGCGTTACGGCGTAGTGGAGTTTGATACTGATAAGAAGGCTCTCAGCATTGAGGAAAAGCCCAAAATGCCTAAGAGCAACTACGCGGTGCCGGGGCTGTACTTCTATGATAATGAAGTAATTGAGATTGCCCGTAACCTTAAGCCCAGCCCACGGGGCGAATACGAAATTACGGATGTGAACCAAGAGTACCTGCGCCGTGGCAAGCTGAAAGTGGGTATTCTGGGCCGTGGCACGGCCTGGCTGGATACGGGAACATTTGAGAGCCTCATGCAGGCCTCCGAGTTCGTGCGGGTAATCGAGCATCGCCAAGGCCTAAAGGTGGGTTCCATTGAGGAAGCTGCTTACCGTCAGGGATTTATCACGGCTGATGAGCTGCGCAAGATAGCGGAGCCTCTGCGTAAAAGCGGCTATGGTGACTACCTGATGAACCTGCCCGAAACGCAAATGCTGGAACAGTAA
- the chrA gene encoding chromate efflux transporter, translating to METEEVSLVPPPRRSGTRTKRVRGIIFLKDVAVLALTSFGGPQAHLAMMFRLLVDKRRYLTSAELVELTALCQIVPGPSSTQTITAIGFRLGGPNLAYLTLLVWMTPAVTFMTVFALSISYLDSSLVARLVQFVQPIAIGFVAYSAYKIAEKVIHTKTSVALMVSGAMLAYSFQLPAVLPLLLLAGGLITAFRYSKLPQVEQKQPLRVEWANFILWLGVLIAAAVLGHYTRWLPVRLFENFYRNGSLVFGGGQVLAPLLFAEFVEFKRYLTAPEFLSGLGLVQAMPGPNFSFASYIGALAMRRDEVGVSGQLLGALVAAAGIFLPGTFLIFFLIRFWDQLKQYRVVKASLEGINAVSAGLVWAATFLLYHPLPDTPINLILVASTFLLLLWNKVPSYVIIGAGLVAGLLF from the coding sequence GTGGAAACGGAAGAGGTTAGCTTGGTTCCCCCACCCCGCCGAAGTGGCACGCGTACCAAGCGCGTACGCGGCATCATTTTCCTGAAGGATGTGGCCGTGCTGGCCCTCACCAGCTTCGGTGGACCGCAGGCGCACCTGGCCATGATGTTCCGCTTGCTGGTTGATAAACGACGTTATCTCACGTCGGCGGAGTTGGTCGAGTTGACGGCCTTATGCCAGATCGTGCCCGGCCCCTCCTCTACCCAAACGATTACTGCTATTGGCTTTCGGCTGGGCGGCCCCAATCTGGCCTATCTCACGCTGCTGGTTTGGATGACGCCCGCCGTGACGTTCATGACCGTCTTCGCACTCAGTATTAGCTACTTAGATTCTAGCCTTGTAGCTCGGCTAGTGCAATTTGTGCAGCCCATCGCCATTGGCTTTGTGGCTTATTCGGCGTACAAAATTGCGGAAAAGGTAATTCACACGAAGACTTCAGTTGCCCTGATGGTATCGGGAGCCATGCTGGCCTATTCCTTCCAGTTGCCGGCCGTATTGCCTCTATTATTATTGGCTGGGGGGCTAATTACAGCCTTTCGCTACAGCAAGCTGCCGCAGGTAGAGCAAAAGCAGCCTTTGCGTGTTGAGTGGGCCAACTTTATTCTCTGGCTGGGGGTGCTTATTGCGGCGGCCGTACTCGGCCACTACACTCGCTGGCTGCCCGTGCGACTTTTCGAGAACTTCTATCGCAACGGTAGCCTCGTGTTTGGGGGTGGGCAAGTACTGGCACCTCTCCTATTCGCTGAGTTCGTGGAGTTTAAGCGCTACCTCACGGCCCCGGAGTTTCTATCCGGTTTGGGACTAGTACAAGCCATGCCAGGGCCCAATTTTTCCTTTGCTTCCTATATCGGGGCGCTGGCGATGCGGCGGGATGAGGTTGGGGTAAGTGGCCAGTTATTAGGGGCGCTGGTAGCGGCGGCGGGCATTTTTCTGCCGGGCACCTTTCTAATCTTCTTCCTCATCCGCTTCTGGGACCAGCTAAAGCAGTATCGCGTGGTGAAAGCGTCGTTGGAAGGTATTAATGCGGTGAGTGCGGGCTTGGTGTGGGCCGCTACCTTCCTGCTCTATCATCCGCTGCCCGATACGCCTATCAATCTGATACTGGTAGCTTCTACGTTCTTGCTGCTGCTGTGGAATAAGGTTCCGTCCTACGTTATCATCGGGGCCGGATTGGTAGCTGGCCTGTTGTTTTAA
- a CDS encoding isopenicillin N synthase family dioxygenase produces the protein MDPTLLEEIPSLDLADFRSGDPERKQRFVQQLGDAYQSIGFVALRNHGLTEEQTTQLYADVKSFFSLPDEVKQSYENPALAGQRGYIGKGKEHAKGRNTGDLKEFYHVGQEVDDPNDPIKNEYPDNIWPKEVPSFHQTTLTTYKTLEAAGKDVLRAIALYLNLPENYFDDKVRNGNSILRPIHYFPIENPDAVPADAVRAAEHGDINLITLLMGASADGLQVLRRDGKWIPITALPDQIVVNVGDMLQRLTNGVLKSTIHRVVNPPREKMNSSRFSVPFFMHPRSEMSLAALESCVTPDNPKQEADITAGEFLNERLIELGLKKK, from the coding sequence ATGGACCCAACATTGCTGGAAGAAATTCCATCCCTCGATCTAGCCGACTTTCGGTCAGGCGACCCGGAGCGCAAGCAGCGCTTCGTTCAACAACTCGGTGATGCTTACCAAAGCATCGGCTTCGTGGCACTACGTAATCACGGCCTAACCGAAGAGCAAACCACCCAGCTCTACGCCGACGTAAAATCCTTTTTTTCGCTGCCTGATGAGGTAAAACAAAGCTATGAGAACCCGGCTTTGGCGGGTCAGCGCGGCTACATTGGCAAAGGCAAAGAGCACGCGAAGGGCCGTAACACCGGCGACCTTAAGGAGTTCTATCACGTAGGCCAAGAGGTAGATGACCCAAATGATCCTATCAAGAACGAGTATCCTGATAACATTTGGCCGAAGGAAGTACCCAGCTTTCACCAGACCACGCTAACCACGTACAAAACGCTGGAAGCGGCGGGTAAGGATGTGCTGCGTGCTATTGCGTTGTACCTGAATCTGCCCGAAAACTATTTCGATGATAAGGTGCGCAACGGCAACAGCATTCTGCGCCCCATCCATTACTTCCCCATTGAGAACCCTGATGCGGTACCGGCTGATGCAGTGCGGGCCGCCGAACACGGCGACATCAACCTGATTACGCTGCTCATGGGGGCTTCGGCCGATGGTCTGCAGGTGTTGCGTCGTGATGGCAAGTGGATTCCCATCACGGCTCTGCCCGATCAGATTGTGGTAAACGTGGGCGATATGCTCCAGCGCCTGACCAATGGCGTACTCAAGAGCACCATTCACCGCGTGGTAAACCCACCCCGCGAGAAGATGAACTCGTCGCGTTTCTCCGTTCCCTTTTTCATGCACCCTCGCTCCGAAATGAGTTTAGCTGCCTTGGAAAGCTGCGTTACACCTGACAATCCCAAGCAGGAAGCAGACATCACCGCCGGCGAATTCCTGAATGAGCGTTTGATTGAGCTTGGCTTGAAGAAAAAGTAA